GCGACCAGCCGACCGATGCCTCTTCCCCGACCGCCACCCGCTGGCCGACGTCGCCCAGCCCGAGCGTGAGCAGGAGGAACCCGTCGTCCTGCCCCACCTCGAGCGGCGCGCCCGGCAGGAGCGGGGCCGAGCCGCAGAGGATGGTGACGAGCTCCTCGACCGGCAGCTCGAAGGGGAGCAGGCGCGAGATGTTCCGCGGGGTGGCCTCGCCCCGGTAGAAGACCTTGGCGCGCGCGTCGTAGAAGGCGAACCGCCCGCCCCCGGCCACCAGCACCGCCACCGGCGTGCCGAAGAAGTCGAGCGTCTCGAGGTGGACCCGGTCCGGCTTCTCGGCCGCGATGAACTCGGTCACGGTGCCGGAGAACGAGGGCGATGCGATCCGGAGGGCGGCGGCCCCGCGCACGCGCTGCACCCGCGCCTGCGCCACCCGCACCTGGTCCAGCAGCGCGGAGGGATCGCGCGCCAGCGTCGGCGGCGGCACGCGCGCGCAGGCGGCGAGGAGCGCGAGCAGCGCGGCGGCGAGGGCCCTCGTCGTCAAAACAGCCGCTCCTTGCGCGCCAGGAGCTCCTCGGCGCGCCGGCGGGCGAGCTGGTTCTCCGCCGCCAGCGCCGGCGCCCGGGCCGGGTCGAAGGCGACCACCTCGCCGAGCAGCGCCTCGAAGCGGGCCCGGTCCTGGAGCAGCACGGCCAGCGTCTCCGCCTCCACCACCTTGGTCCGCTGGTCGTCCGGGCCGAGCCCGCGGGCGCGCTCGAGCTGGGCGCGCGCCGCGGCGGCCCCGCCCCCGGCGGCCGAGGGCAGCGTGGCGAGCCAGGCGCCGAGCGCGCGCCGCGGGCCGCCGCCGTCCACCCGCTCGTCGAGCTCCGCCGCGCGCTCCATGAGCGCGCGCGCCTCGTCCTTCACCGCCAGCACGGCCGCCATCCCCCGCGCCCGGGCGCCGCCCATGGCGCCGAGGGCGAGCCAGTAGAGCGCCTCGGCGCCGCGCGCGTCCACCTTGGCGGCCGCGGCGCGGGGCTCCCCGCCGCCGTCCACCACCTCGCCGAAGCCGGGCGCGGCGAGCCGCAGCGCCCGCTCGGCGGCG
The genomic region above belongs to Anaeromyxobacter diazotrophicus and contains:
- a CDS encoding DUF4292 domain-containing protein, coding for MTTRALAAALLALLAACARVPPPTLARDPSALLDQVRVAQARVQRVRGAAALRIASPSFSGTVTEFIAAEKPDRVHLETLDFFGTPVAVLVAGGGRFAFYDARAKVFYRGEATPRNISRLLPFELPVEELVTILCGSAPLLPGAPLEVGQDDGFLLLTLGLGDVGQRVAVGEEASVGWSRVRKAGPPGARPEDLNPGYDLEFRAFADRGGARFPREVKLDAPASGARLQLSWHDDVEVNGALERELFQLAPPPGVRVEELPASGAGPAAVPPPGRRE
- a CDS encoding TRAP transporter TatT component family protein, producing the protein MLALALALALAASAPAAPPAPGAGVAADAGQAALVAGRAAWADRADPARLDEALARFAEAARLRPDDAAPLLALARAQAFRAEAAPRSAREAWGEVARAAERALRLAAPGFGEVVDGGGEPRAAAAKVDARGAEALYWLALGAMGGARARGMAAVLAVKDEARALMERAAELDERVDGGGPRRALGAWLATLPSAAGGGAAAARAQLERARGLGPDDQRTKVVEAETLAVLLQDRARFEALLGEVVAFDPARAPALAAENQLARRRAEELLARKERLF